A window of Pirellula sp. SH-Sr6A contains these coding sequences:
- a CDS encoding DJ-1/PfpI family protein, whose protein sequence is MNRPKVLIIVGDATETVDTLYPYYRLIEGGYQPVVAAPEKRLYNMVMHEVKPGWTITKEWEGYTIQADIAFHDIKPEEYVGIFFSGGRAPEYIREDQDLLRITRWFWENKKPCASVCHGVEIPARAGIVKGLRMATVAKCKFDLEVCGGIYVNEPCVIDQHMYSGRTYHDHGYYIGPWIQALDRACGKSA, encoded by the coding sequence ATGAACCGACCTAAAGTATTGATCATCGTCGGAGATGCAACCGAAACCGTCGACACGCTCTACCCTTACTACCGTTTGATTGAAGGGGGGTACCAACCCGTCGTCGCAGCTCCCGAAAAGCGACTCTACAACATGGTGATGCACGAAGTGAAACCGGGTTGGACTATTACCAAGGAATGGGAGGGCTATACCATCCAAGCCGACATCGCATTCCATGACATCAAGCCCGAAGAGTATGTCGGTATCTTCTTCAGCGGCGGCCGAGCTCCCGAATACATACGGGAAGATCAAGACTTGCTCCGCATTACTCGCTGGTTCTGGGAGAACAAGAAGCCGTGCGCGAGTGTTTGCCACGGAGTCGAAATTCCTGCTCGCGCGGGAATCGTAAAAGGTCTTCGCATGGCGACGGTAGCCAAATGCAAATTCGATCTAGAAGTCTGCGGTGGTATCTACGTCAATGAGCCTTGTGTTATCGATCAACACATGTACAGCGGCCGTACCTACCACGATCACGGCTATTACATCGGACCTTGGATCCAAGCCCTCGATCGAGCTTGCGGAAAGTCCGCCTAG
- a CDS encoding redoxin domain-containing protein yields MDTTSDRSRQWQWPQWILRAAAIYNLVWGTWVILFPHHLFDWTGVARLNHPGIWQAVGMIVGVYGIGYWIASSNVLRHWPIVLVGFLGKIFGPIGFLGAALRGELPWSWGATILTNDLIWWLPFAAILYGVFKIHSDPASRIPSVTRGSLEQAADAILPRPQSSNGKSIDSLSRDQPILLVFIRHAGCTFCRETLAVLATRLNEIRGLGLEPVVVHMSSLEEGERLLLSHGLHDTTHISDPGCVLYRHYQLERGTVSQLFGPAVWWKGFQAAILRGHGVGRLSGDGFQLGGAAIVDQGRTVQVFPAANATTSLPIASELRTTLQCAAPIPKAL; encoded by the coding sequence ATGGACACGACAAGCGACCGATCCCGGCAGTGGCAATGGCCACAATGGATACTGCGCGCCGCGGCCATCTACAATTTGGTTTGGGGGACTTGGGTGATCCTGTTTCCACACCATTTGTTTGATTGGACGGGTGTAGCTCGTTTGAATCATCCTGGAATTTGGCAGGCGGTGGGGATGATCGTCGGTGTGTATGGGATCGGTTATTGGATCGCTTCATCCAATGTGCTGCGTCATTGGCCGATCGTCTTGGTCGGGTTCCTTGGAAAGATTTTTGGTCCGATTGGATTCTTAGGGGCCGCATTGCGAGGCGAGTTGCCTTGGTCGTGGGGTGCCACGATTCTGACAAATGATTTGATTTGGTGGTTGCCGTTTGCCGCCATTCTTTATGGTGTGTTCAAGATTCACAGCGATCCAGCCAGTCGCATTCCCAGCGTGACGCGAGGTAGTCTGGAACAAGCGGCCGACGCGATTCTTCCTCGCCCTCAATCGTCCAATGGGAAATCGATCGACTCGCTGTCCCGCGATCAACCGATCTTGTTGGTCTTCATTCGACATGCAGGCTGCACCTTCTGCCGCGAGACATTGGCGGTCTTGGCGACTCGATTGAATGAAATCCGCGGGTTGGGATTGGAGCCGGTCGTGGTGCATATGAGCTCCCTCGAGGAAGGTGAGCGGTTGCTCCTCTCGCATGGGCTCCATGACACCACTCACATTTCGGATCCTGGTTGTGTGTTGTATCGCCACTACCAGTTAGAGCGAGGAACGGTTTCCCAGCTGTTTGGACCAGCAGTTTGGTGGAAAGGCTTTCAAGCGGCGATTCTTCGCGGACATGGAGTAGGAAGACTTTCAGGGGATGGATTCCAATTGGGTGGCGCGGCGATTGTCGATCAAGGAAGAACGGTACAAGTCTTTCCGGCAGCCAATGCAACCACATCCCTTCCGATCGCCTCCGAGCTGCGCACCACACTGCAATGCGCTGCACCGATCCCGAAAGCTCTGTAG
- a CDS encoding carboxypeptidase regulatory-like domain-containing protein, giving the protein MHPVAMMNRSTYYVAVALCFAICTGCSDGGPELASVTGVVTIDGRPIPNAVLTFVPEEGSPSYGQTSRDGHYALMFTDTKQGAMLGTHQVSIEMQRISKEEMAEMKAQGMEVPDKSVDIPKAYRQPGALTAEVKRGSNAIDFHLEAKTK; this is encoded by the coding sequence GTGCATCCCGTTGCAATGATGAATCGATCCACCTATTACGTCGCTGTGGCCCTTTGTTTTGCGATATGCACTGGCTGTAGCGATGGTGGCCCAGAGCTGGCTTCGGTGACAGGAGTTGTCACGATCGATGGTAGGCCAATACCGAATGCTGTGTTGACGTTCGTACCGGAGGAGGGGTCTCCTTCCTACGGTCAGACGAGCCGAGATGGGCACTATGCGCTGATGTTCACGGATACCAAACAAGGTGCCATGCTGGGGACGCACCAAGTGAGTATTGAGATGCAACGCATTTCCAAGGAAGAAATGGCGGAGATGAAGGCGCAAGGCATGGAGGTGCCAGACAAGTCGGTGGATATTCCGAAAGCCTATAGGCAGCCAGGTGCATTGACAGCCGAGGTGAAGCGAGGTAGCAATGCTATCGACTTTCACCTTGAGGCTAAAACAAAATGA
- a CDS encoding DUF1501 domain-containing protein codes for MTSSRFDNRLVVPQGRRAFLSDLGMGFTGLALGAMLAGERTVHGALSDGVWVPPDGKPHFAPKAKSVIWLFMNGGVSHMESFDPKPMLTQYADKTIGETPFADVQNPEKLKLARVTVINDANGQQRNKIYPLQVGYKKYGESGIELSDWIPHIGSCADDIAFVRSMWTTDDNHGAQTQFHSGRHMLDGEFPTLGAWVHYGLGTLNENLPQFLSMGTREYWNARDGHYLGPAHDAIPIRVDPANPLDYGTSHRAMKGDAQRLGFDLVRDLNELRSVEYPDDPVLEARIRSYELAFRMQASIPETLRFSDESESTLSMYGIDAPETKEFGMQMLACRRFVERGVRFIQVQHGGGGAGAWDAHGGLKSNHTKNFQAVDKPIAGLLQDLKQRGLLESTMVVFATEFGRTPGTQGSDGRDHHIYGFSVWMAGGGIRGGVVHGSTDELGFHAVEDRHYVTDIHATILKQLGLDSRKLEIPGRKRLDIDHGVPIDAIIA; via the coding sequence ATGACTTCATCACGATTCGATAATCGCCTCGTCGTCCCACAGGGGCGACGTGCCTTCCTATCCGATCTCGGGATGGGATTCACCGGTCTGGCGCTCGGAGCCATGTTAGCGGGCGAACGCACCGTGCATGGGGCTCTTTCCGATGGCGTTTGGGTCCCTCCCGATGGCAAACCACACTTTGCACCGAAAGCGAAAAGTGTCATTTGGCTCTTCATGAACGGCGGGGTATCCCACATGGAGTCGTTTGATCCGAAGCCCATGCTCACCCAGTATGCGGACAAAACGATCGGCGAAACACCTTTTGCGGATGTCCAGAATCCGGAAAAGCTCAAACTAGCCCGCGTCACCGTCATCAACGACGCGAACGGCCAACAGAGGAACAAGATCTATCCTCTGCAAGTCGGCTACAAGAAGTATGGAGAGTCAGGCATTGAATTGAGCGATTGGATACCGCACATCGGTAGCTGCGCCGACGATATTGCCTTTGTGAGATCGATGTGGACCACCGACGACAACCATGGCGCGCAAACGCAATTCCATTCCGGCAGGCATATGCTCGATGGAGAGTTTCCCACGTTGGGAGCTTGGGTCCATTACGGGCTGGGGACCCTCAATGAAAACCTTCCGCAATTTCTTTCGATGGGAACTCGCGAATACTGGAATGCCAGAGATGGTCATTACTTGGGCCCTGCGCATGATGCGATCCCCATCCGTGTTGATCCTGCCAATCCGCTTGACTACGGGACCAGTCATCGCGCGATGAAGGGAGACGCCCAGCGACTCGGATTCGACTTGGTGCGCGATCTCAACGAATTGCGGTCAGTCGAGTACCCCGACGATCCGGTTTTGGAGGCCAGGATCCGTTCCTACGAGTTAGCCTTTCGCATGCAAGCCTCGATACCCGAGACATTGCGATTCTCGGACGAGAGCGAATCGACCCTCAGCATGTACGGCATCGACGCGCCTGAGACCAAGGAGTTTGGGATGCAGATGTTGGCTTGCCGACGTTTCGTCGAGCGCGGCGTGCGGTTCATCCAAGTTCAACATGGCGGGGGCGGCGCGGGGGCTTGGGATGCCCATGGAGGGCTCAAATCCAATCACACGAAGAACTTTCAAGCGGTCGATAAGCCGATCGCCGGATTGCTCCAAGATCTCAAACAGCGAGGGCTACTCGAGAGCACCATGGTTGTCTTTGCAACCGAGTTCGGGCGCACACCTGGGACGCAAGGTTCCGATGGCCGAGACCACCACATCTATGGATTCTCCGTTTGGATGGCAGGGGGCGGGATTCGCGGTGGAGTCGTTCACGGGTCCACCGACGAGCTTGGGTTCCACGCCGTCGAGGACCGCCACTACGTAACCGACATTCACGCGACCATTCTCAAACAGCTAGGTTTGGATTCGAGAAAACTGGAGATCCCGGGACGGAAGCGATTGGACATCGATCACGGTGTCCCGATCGATGCTATTATTGCGTAG
- a CDS encoding PSD1 and planctomycete cytochrome C domain-containing protein, translating into MRAVPLPLALMVASLLSAPLPLAEAVDYEKDVKALFAERCFACHGVLKQEAGLRLDTAAFMKTGGDSGPAITPGASHSSLVWTRVSSTDPDLRMPPEGEPLKANQIAAIEKWIQSGAPAPEQEEPEQDPEQHWSFQAPVRPMVPTISPPTEETLHPIDAFLAEKQQIAGVQSVSPLDRRLWLRRVSLDLTGLPPSDADQNAFLEDHSPDARGKVIDRLLESPQYGERWGRHWMDIWRYSDWWGLGAEVRNSQKHMWHWRDWIIESLQQDKGYDQMILEMLAADELYPEDVSRLRATGYLARQYFKFNRTTWMDETIEHTFKGMLGLTVNCSKCHDHKYDPITQQNYYELRAIFEPYQVRMDIIGDETDLQNNGIPRAFDCNLDAPTYLHVRGDERNPQTDRPLAPNVPGFLSSTAPFEVRTVQLPVRAVHPGVRDEVAAAYRKQAIRKKENATAAVEGMNKEGETKSPLEREILLLKKSIADQELQSIDLRHTADRLRYLAETMDGSPDQVLAEAARSVTQLAVYRAELACKELDWQTSQESDNKKKEELQKKQETANKQLDEARKKHESPGTDYPSLVGSEKTAESNIESEESRKKPFPKQSTGRRSALARWIASDKNPLTARVAVNHLWARHFGAPLVPTVFDFGRKGSPPTHPELLDWLAVEFMESGWSMKHMHRLMLTSSLYARTSSSKGATEETLRSDRENRLYWRMNPIRMESQVLRDSLLALAEELDMRTGGPSVPVSDAMSKRRSLYYFHSKNEHNQLLSVFDDANVLDCYRRATSIVPQQALALENSQLAQELAIKIAQRIGATSPNSNIPDGDFVVLAFRKLLGYEPNPQEIERSIRFLESLRQAMPVNQDAAPDVASQKSDPLPPQAAFLLALLNHNDFITIR; encoded by the coding sequence GTGCGTGCTGTACCCCTCCCGCTTGCCCTGATGGTCGCGAGCTTGTTGTCCGCTCCTCTACCTTTGGCTGAGGCGGTCGACTACGAGAAGGACGTAAAGGCCCTGTTCGCCGAACGGTGTTTTGCTTGCCATGGCGTTCTCAAACAAGAAGCCGGGCTTCGCCTCGACACAGCCGCCTTCATGAAGACCGGTGGAGACAGTGGACCAGCCATCACACCTGGAGCTTCCCATAGTAGCTTGGTATGGACTCGCGTCTCGTCCACGGACCCAGATCTCCGAATGCCTCCCGAAGGAGAGCCTTTAAAAGCGAACCAGATTGCGGCTATCGAGAAGTGGATCCAATCCGGTGCTCCCGCTCCGGAGCAGGAAGAGCCTGAACAGGATCCAGAACAGCATTGGTCCTTTCAAGCACCGGTGCGCCCCATGGTTCCGACCATCTCGCCCCCCACCGAAGAGACGCTACATCCCATCGACGCATTTTTGGCAGAGAAGCAGCAAATCGCTGGGGTTCAGTCCGTCAGCCCCCTCGACAGACGCCTGTGGCTTCGCCGAGTCTCACTCGATCTGACAGGTTTGCCACCCAGCGATGCCGACCAAAACGCTTTCCTCGAAGACCACTCCCCGGATGCGCGAGGCAAGGTCATTGATCGCTTGCTCGAAAGTCCTCAATACGGGGAACGCTGGGGACGCCATTGGATGGATATTTGGCGGTACAGCGATTGGTGGGGCCTCGGTGCAGAGGTGCGCAATTCGCAAAAACATATGTGGCATTGGCGCGATTGGATTATCGAGTCCCTGCAGCAGGACAAAGGCTATGACCAGATGATTCTGGAGATGCTCGCCGCCGACGAACTTTATCCCGAGGATGTGAGCCGATTGCGGGCAACAGGCTACTTAGCCCGCCAGTACTTCAAGTTCAACCGAACGACTTGGATGGACGAAACGATCGAACACACTTTCAAAGGAATGCTCGGTCTCACGGTCAACTGCTCCAAATGTCACGATCACAAGTACGATCCGATCACGCAACAGAACTACTACGAGTTGCGCGCGATCTTTGAACCTTACCAAGTCCGCATGGACATAATCGGGGATGAGACGGATCTTCAAAACAATGGGATCCCACGCGCCTTCGACTGCAATCTGGATGCCCCAACCTATCTTCATGTGCGAGGAGACGAACGGAACCCACAAACCGACCGACCGCTCGCACCCAATGTCCCCGGCTTTCTTTCTTCCACCGCTCCGTTCGAGGTTCGAACGGTCCAGCTACCTGTTCGCGCCGTGCATCCGGGTGTTCGGGATGAGGTCGCAGCAGCCTATCGCAAACAAGCGATCCGAAAGAAAGAAAATGCAACAGCTGCTGTCGAGGGAATGAATAAAGAGGGCGAAACGAAATCCCCCCTGGAGCGGGAGATCCTTCTTTTAAAGAAATCGATCGCCGATCAAGAACTGCAATCCATCGACCTTCGGCATACCGCGGATCGCCTTCGCTACCTGGCTGAGACAATGGATGGTTCCCCGGATCAAGTCCTAGCGGAAGCCGCTCGCTCGGTGACCCAGTTGGCCGTCTACCGGGCCGAGTTGGCTTGCAAAGAACTGGATTGGCAAACGTCCCAAGAATCCGACAATAAGAAAAAGGAAGAACTTCAGAAGAAGCAGGAGACGGCCAACAAACAGCTAGACGAAGCGAGGAAGAAGCACGAATCGCCAGGCACCGACTACCCGAGCTTGGTCGGATCCGAAAAGACCGCGGAGTCCAATATCGAAAGCGAGGAGTCCCGAAAGAAACCGTTTCCAAAACAATCGACCGGCCGCCGCTCGGCGCTGGCGCGATGGATCGCGAGCGACAAGAATCCGCTTACGGCGAGGGTGGCAGTCAATCACCTTTGGGCGAGGCACTTCGGTGCACCACTTGTTCCGACCGTTTTTGACTTTGGTCGCAAGGGATCGCCTCCAACGCACCCGGAGTTACTGGACTGGCTCGCGGTCGAATTCATGGAAAGCGGTTGGAGTATGAAGCACATGCACCGCCTCATGCTCACGTCCTCACTTTACGCGCGAACGTCATCTTCGAAGGGAGCGACCGAGGAGACATTGCGATCGGATCGCGAAAACCGATTGTATTGGCGAATGAATCCTATCCGGATGGAATCGCAGGTCCTTCGCGATAGTTTGCTCGCGCTCGCAGAGGAACTCGATATGCGAACGGGAGGACCCTCGGTTCCCGTGAGCGATGCGATGTCCAAACGACGGAGCCTCTACTACTTCCACTCGAAGAACGAGCATAACCAACTCCTATCGGTCTTCGACGATGCGAATGTACTGGACTGCTATCGACGGGCCACGTCCATCGTACCGCAGCAAGCTTTGGCACTGGAGAATAGCCAATTAGCCCAGGAATTAGCGATCAAGATTGCGCAGCGAATCGGGGCAACCTCCCCCAATTCCAATATTCCTGATGGCGATTTCGTGGTGCTCGCATTTCGCAAACTGCTGGGTTATGAACCCAACCCGCAAGAGATCGAACGTTCGATCCGTTTCTTGGAGTCCCTGCGGCAGGCAATGCCGGTGAATCAGGATGCTGCACCGGATGTGGCCTCCCAGAAAAGCGATCCGCTTCCTCCCCAAGCCGCCTTCCTTTTAGCGCTCCTCAATCACAATGACTTCATCACGATTCGATAA
- a CDS encoding serine hydrolase domain-containing protein: MNRRVFLSQTIAAASVGAAMSSSTFGSEISWQNVVEPLRDAVARGQVRAAAFYGRLGGAVYGESFGEATDQHASFLLGSISKPIAIAAVMSLYDDRAIGLNDPVSKFLPEFRGEGRDSVTIQHLLTHVSGLPDQVPENAELRRGHAPLSRFVAAALQLKPAFKPGTSYEYSSMGILLACEIAQRLSGKTIDRLVSEKVTKPLGMSDSSLGVSGLRPEQLVSVQTEFGAPEAGGGSAESKSWDWNSPFWRQLGAPWGGMHSSAQDVGKFLETFLRHDGKILKPQTSRLMVKNFNLNGLPTRGLGLDVGLEELKVAGMERAFGHTGSTGTIGWADPAHDRICVVLTSLPARALEVHPRLLVTERFCGLAQSN, encoded by the coding sequence ATGAATCGCCGAGTCTTCCTCTCTCAAACGATCGCCGCCGCGTCGGTAGGAGCTGCCATGTCCTCATCCACGTTCGGAAGCGAAATCTCTTGGCAAAACGTCGTCGAGCCCTTGCGCGATGCCGTCGCACGTGGGCAAGTTCGAGCGGCGGCGTTTTATGGCCGATTGGGAGGAGCCGTTTATGGCGAATCATTCGGGGAGGCAACGGACCAGCACGCTTCCTTTTTGCTCGGTTCGATTTCCAAGCCGATCGCAATCGCGGCAGTGATGTCGCTTTACGACGATCGGGCGATCGGGTTGAACGATCCGGTCAGCAAATTCCTCCCCGAGTTTCGAGGTGAAGGGCGCGACTCCGTTACGATTCAGCACCTCCTCACCCACGTATCGGGGCTGCCCGATCAAGTTCCCGAGAATGCGGAGTTGCGACGAGGGCACGCGCCCTTGAGTCGATTTGTCGCGGCAGCGCTCCAGTTAAAACCCGCGTTCAAACCGGGGACATCGTACGAATACTCGAGCATGGGCATTCTCTTGGCTTGCGAGATCGCCCAGCGTCTCTCCGGGAAGACGATCGATCGCTTGGTCTCGGAAAAGGTGACCAAGCCTTTGGGGATGTCCGATTCGTCTCTGGGCGTTTCAGGGTTGAGACCGGAGCAACTGGTTTCGGTTCAAACCGAATTCGGTGCTCCCGAAGCAGGCGGTGGCTCAGCCGAATCCAAAAGCTGGGATTGGAACAGTCCATTTTGGAGGCAACTCGGAGCGCCATGGGGAGGAATGCACAGTTCCGCTCAAGATGTCGGCAAATTCCTGGAGACTTTTTTGCGGCACGACGGGAAGATTTTGAAGCCGCAGACGAGCCGTCTCATGGTTAAGAATTTCAACCTCAACGGATTGCCCACTCGGGGATTGGGCTTGGACGTCGGGTTGGAAGAGTTGAAAGTAGCCGGAATGGAGCGCGCTTTTGGGCATACAGGGTCGACAGGCACCATTGGGTGGGCGGATCCAGCACACGATCGCATTTGCGTCGTTCTCACGTCTCTCCCTGCGCGCGCCCTAGAAGTCCATCCGAGGTTGTTGGTCACGGAGCGTTTCTGCGGTCTTGCGCAGAGCAACTAA
- a CDS encoding DUF1559 domain-containing protein: MKIRMLVRKDAHAARNGWSRARGFTLVELLVVIAIIGILVGLLLPAVQAAREAARRMQCSNNLKQLSLSLHNYESSYRRFPIGYTDNFANSGTPAGVPGGDGGWSWMSAVLSFIEQGALYQTLDLRYAPYGTPGIVSDPQGRNNEACRTPLASFRCPSDLAPLTRPINANSPGGIDAIAITSYCGSMGPFDGANCGVEAGNRMGPEARNTGLLVVNRPRSIGEITDGTSNTIAIGEVSWRPLNAAGQGSDRQFILGNVITTGAVNCNNNGAGTNGAFIHLRSTRKKLNGPVVGGDKHRSFHSYHTGGANFALGDGSVRFISENIQHTNTNYTAATLNGPYGTYQSLAGINDGQVISEEF; the protein is encoded by the coding sequence ATGAAGATTCGCATGCTGGTTCGCAAGGATGCTCATGCTGCGAGAAATGGTTGGAGTCGTGCACGCGGATTCACCCTGGTGGAGTTGCTCGTGGTGATTGCGATCATCGGCATTTTGGTAGGCCTGCTCTTGCCGGCCGTGCAAGCGGCTCGGGAAGCGGCCAGGCGGATGCAGTGCAGCAACAACCTCAAGCAATTATCGTTGTCGCTTCACAATTACGAGTCTTCGTACCGCCGGTTTCCGATCGGCTATACCGACAATTTCGCCAATAGCGGCACGCCGGCCGGGGTTCCTGGCGGCGATGGAGGATGGTCATGGATGTCGGCTGTCCTTTCCTTTATCGAGCAAGGAGCGTTGTACCAAACATTGGACTTGCGTTACGCCCCCTATGGAACGCCTGGAATCGTTTCCGACCCACAAGGCCGTAATAATGAAGCTTGCCGGACTCCCCTCGCTTCATTTCGCTGCCCTTCGGACCTGGCTCCTTTGACGCGTCCGATCAATGCCAATTCGCCCGGGGGGATCGATGCCATCGCGATCACCAGCTATTGCGGTTCGATGGGACCGTTCGACGGAGCGAATTGCGGCGTGGAGGCGGGCAATCGTATGGGCCCTGAAGCGAGAAATACCGGACTGCTCGTCGTGAATCGACCGCGGAGCATTGGTGAGATCACGGACGGAACATCCAACACGATTGCCATCGGCGAAGTGAGTTGGCGACCGTTAAACGCCGCAGGCCAAGGTTCCGATCGTCAATTCATTCTCGGCAATGTGATCACCACCGGTGCAGTGAATTGCAATAACAACGGTGCCGGAACCAACGGGGCATTCATCCACCTTCGTTCCACACGCAAAAAGCTCAATGGCCCCGTTGTAGGTGGGGATAAGCATCGATCGTTCCATAGCTATCACACGGGGGGAGCGAACTTTGCGTTGGGAGACGGCTCCGTCCGATTCATCAGCGAGAACATCCAACATACCAATACCAACTACACGGCAGCGACGCTAAACGGCCCTTACGGAACCTATCAGAGTCTGGCAGGAATCAACGATGGTCAAGTCATCTCGGAAGAGTTCTAG
- a CDS encoding GxxExxY protein, whose amino-acid sequence MDEQDTQDLQSQSNLKFGSITEAIIGCAFEVINELGVGFLESVYEKALAIALQEKRLTVQRQHPIQVRFRNQIVGDFYADLFVEAKVIVELKAVKTIAPEHQAQIINYLKATGIEVGLLINFGSPKLEYKRFTRSKQ is encoded by the coding sequence ATGGATGAGCAGGATACACAGGATTTGCAAAGCCAGTCAAATCTGAAGTTCGGTTCCATAACAGAGGCGATCATCGGATGCGCATTCGAAGTGATCAATGAGTTGGGTGTTGGATTCCTGGAATCGGTCTACGAAAAAGCACTCGCGATCGCTTTGCAGGAAAAACGACTGACAGTCCAACGTCAACATCCCATCCAAGTCCGTTTTCGAAACCAAATCGTCGGTGACTTTTATGCGGACCTATTCGTCGAGGCCAAAGTCATTGTCGAGCTCAAGGCTGTCAAAACTATTGCTCCAGAGCACCAAGCCCAAATCATCAACTACTTGAAAGCGACAGGAATTGAGGTTGGCTTGCTGATCAACTTCGGTAGTCCAAAGCTGGAATACAAACGGTTTACGCGAAGCAAGCAATAG